The following proteins are encoded in a genomic region of Bacillus mesophilus:
- the parE gene encoding DNA topoisomerase IV subunit B, with translation MARQQQPFDYNDDAIQVLEGLEAVRKRPGMYIGSTDQRGLHHLVYEIVDNSVDEALGGFGDSIIVKIHKDNSISVSDKGRGMPTGMHKLGKPTPEVIFTVLHAGGKFGQGGYKTSGGLHGVGASVVNALSEWLEVEIKRDGFIYKQRFEAGGKPATTLEKMGTTKQTGTSIHFKPDETIFSTLTYSFDTLSERLRESAFLLKGLKIELIDERYEQHDVYHYDTGIKAFVDYLNEEKDVLHDVVFMEGEANEIEVEFAFQFNDAYSENVLSFVNNVRTKDGGTHEAGAKSAMTRIFNEYARKVSLLKEKDKNLEGTDIREGLAAIISVRIPEAILQFEGQTKGKLGTSEARSAVDSVVSEKLLYFLEENPEASTMLVKKAIKAYQAREAARKAREEARSGKKRKRSESVLSGKLTPAQSRNPQKNELYLVEGDSAGGSAKQGRDRRFQAILPLRGKVINTEKAKLADIFKNEEINTIIHAIGAGVGPEFSLDDINYDKIVIMTDADTDGAHIQVLLLTFFYRYMRPMIEAGRVYIALPPLYKVSKGTGKKEQIEYAWSDDDLQGALKKIGKGYMIQRYKGLGEMNADQLWDTTMNPETRTLIRVRIDDAARAERRVTTLMGDKVEPRRKWIETNVDFGMEDDPNLLENETLSVAEEV, from the coding sequence TTGGCAAGGCAACAACAACCATTTGATTACAATGATGATGCAATACAGGTACTAGAAGGGCTAGAAGCTGTTCGAAAAAGACCCGGAATGTACATTGGTAGCACCGATCAGAGAGGTCTTCATCACCTTGTTTATGAAATTGTCGATAACTCTGTAGATGAAGCTTTAGGTGGATTCGGTGATAGCATTATCGTAAAAATACACAAAGACAATAGTATCTCCGTTTCAGATAAAGGGAGAGGGATGCCAACAGGAATGCACAAGCTAGGGAAACCTACCCCTGAAGTAATTTTCACGGTCCTTCATGCTGGAGGAAAGTTTGGACAGGGTGGTTATAAAACTAGTGGAGGCTTACATGGTGTAGGTGCCTCTGTAGTTAATGCACTTTCTGAGTGGTTAGAAGTAGAGATTAAACGTGATGGTTTCATCTATAAGCAACGATTTGAAGCAGGAGGTAAACCTGCAACTACCCTAGAAAAGATGGGGACTACAAAGCAAACAGGTACATCTATTCACTTTAAACCAGATGAAACTATTTTTAGTACGTTAACCTATTCATTTGATACACTTAGTGAACGATTAAGAGAATCTGCCTTTTTACTAAAAGGTTTAAAAATAGAATTAATTGATGAGCGTTATGAACAGCATGATGTATATCACTACGATACTGGTATAAAGGCGTTTGTTGACTATTTAAATGAAGAGAAGGATGTACTTCATGATGTTGTATTTATGGAGGGAGAAGCAAACGAAATAGAAGTAGAGTTCGCTTTTCAATTCAATGATGCTTACTCTGAAAATGTCTTATCCTTCGTAAATAATGTTCGCACTAAAGATGGTGGTACTCACGAGGCTGGCGCGAAATCAGCAATGACTCGTATCTTTAACGAATATGCCAGAAAAGTAAGTCTCCTAAAGGAAAAGGATAAGAACCTAGAAGGTACTGATATTCGTGAGGGGCTGGCTGCAATTATCTCAGTGAGAATACCAGAAGCCATCCTTCAGTTCGAGGGGCAAACAAAGGGGAAACTAGGAACAAGCGAAGCACGATCTGCTGTTGATTCAGTAGTTTCCGAAAAATTACTCTATTTCTTAGAGGAAAACCCTGAAGCAAGTACAATGTTAGTTAAAAAGGCAATCAAAGCCTATCAAGCTAGAGAAGCTGCAAGAAAGGCAAGAGAAGAAGCAAGAAGCGGGAAAAAAAGAAAGCGTTCTGAATCTGTGTTAAGTGGGAAACTTACTCCTGCTCAATCACGTAATCCTCAAAAAAACGAACTGTATCTTGTAGAGGGTGATTCTGCTGGTGGTTCAGCAAAGCAAGGACGTGACCGTCGTTTTCAAGCCATTTTACCTTTACGTGGTAAGGTTATTAACACGGAAAAGGCAAAGCTTGCTGATATCTTTAAAAATGAGGAAATAAATACGATCATCCATGCAATCGGTGCGGGTGTTGGTCCTGAGTTCTCACTAGACGATATCAATTACGATAAGATTGTTATTATGACTGATGCGGATACCGATGGTGCTCATATCCAGGTTCTACTGTTAACGTTCTTTTATCGTTATATGAGACCTATGATTGAGGCAGGAAGAGTTTATATTGCGCTACCTCCACTTTATAAAGTTAGTAAGGGAACGGGCAAAAAAGAACAAATCGAATATGCCTGGTCGGACGATGATCTACAAGGTGCTTTAAAGAAGATTGGTAAAGGCTATATGATTCAACGTTATAAAGGACTTGGGGAAATGAACGCTGATCAGCTATGGGACACAACGATGAATCCGGAAACAAGAACTTTAATCAGAGTTCGAATAGATGATGCGGCTAGAGCAGAACGTCGCGTTACGACGCTAATGGGAGACAAAGTAGAGCCTCGGCGTAAATGGATCGAGACAAATGTGGATTTTGGTATGGAAGATGACCCGAATTTACTTGAAAATGAAACTTTGTCGGTCGCTGAGGAGGTTTAA